The bacterium genome has a window encoding:
- the purQ gene encoding phosphoribosylformylglycinamidine synthase I produces the protein MSTNRVALIQFPGSNCEWESKRSAEAVGLTCDVFRWNADPGALTDYDGYIIGGGFSYQDRVRSGVIATKAPIMRTVFREVTGGGKPVLGICNGAQVLIEAGLIPGLHPGDVEMGLAPNFHDPDHRIAGFCCRWVYLKHACAQGRCALTSEMPQGEVFPIPIAHGEGRFTTSNPDVLARLVENDQIVFQYCDEQGELRETRDVNPNGAQLNIAGLCSPDGNVLGMMPHPERASFLRQIPGELGGEWAERKDEAWGDACAMGSSAPGLLVFWSLAKALGAGVAV, from the coding sequence ATGTCTACCAACCGCGTCGCCCTGATCCAGTTCCCCGGCTCCAACTGCGAGTGGGAGTCCAAGCGCTCCGCCGAGGCCGTCGGCCTGACGTGTGATGTGTTCCGCTGGAACGCCGACCCCGGCGCCCTGACCGACTACGATGGCTACATCATCGGCGGGGGGTTCTCGTACCAGGACCGCGTGCGCTCGGGCGTCATCGCCACCAAGGCGCCGATCATGCGCACCGTGTTCCGCGAGGTCACCGGCGGGGGCAAGCCCGTGCTGGGGATCTGCAACGGCGCGCAGGTGCTGATCGAGGCGGGCCTCATCCCCGGCCTGCACCCCGGCGACGTCGAGATGGGCCTGGCGCCCAACTTTCACGACCCCGACCACCGCATCGCCGGCTTCTGCTGCCGCTGGGTGTACCTGAAGCACGCCTGCGCGCAGGGCCGGTGCGCCCTGACCAGCGAGATGCCGCAGGGCGAGGTATTCCCCATCCCCATCGCCCACGGCGAAGGGCGCTTCACCACCAGCAACCCCGACGTGCTGGCGCGGCTGGTCGAGAACGACCAGATCGTGTTCCAGTACTGCGACGAACAGGGGGAGCTCCGCGAGACCCGAGACGTGAACCCCAACGGCGCGCAGCTCAACATTGCCGGGCTGTGCAGCCCGGACGGCAACGTGCTGGGGATGATGCCCCACCCAGAGCGGGCGAGCTTCCTGCGGCAAATCCCCGGCGAACTCGGCGGGGAATGGGCGGAGCGCAAGGACGAGGCGTGGGGCGATGCGTGCGCCATGGGCAGCTCGGCACCGGGCCTGCTGGTCTTCTGGTCGCTGGCGAAGGCACTGGGCGCGGGTGTGGCGGTCTAG
- a CDS encoding Rrf2 family transcriptional regulator: protein MQVSQKTQYALRAMFELARRHGSGPTRIGDIAEIQAIPPRFLEGILNQLRQAGLLRSVRGARGGYELALEPSEISVGDMMRIIEGPISPTECLEGSDADCPLYGSCAFLPMWRRAAQALAAVYDGTTFADLLEEDERMRQGAPLNYVI from the coding sequence ATGCAAGTGTCCCAGAAGACCCAGTACGCACTGCGTGCCATGTTCGAGCTGGCCCGCCGGCATGGTAGCGGCCCGACGCGCATCGGCGACATCGCCGAAATCCAGGCCATCCCCCCGCGGTTCCTGGAGGGCATTCTCAACCAGCTCCGCCAGGCCGGTCTGCTGCGCTCGGTGCGCGGCGCCCGTGGCGGCTATGAGCTGGCCCTCGAGCCGTCCGAGATCTCAGTCGGGGACATGATGCGCATCATCGAGGGGCCCATCAGCCCGACCGAGTGCCTCGAGGGCAGCGACGCCGACTGTCCGCTCTATGGCTCGTGCGCCTTCCTGCCCATGTGGCGCCGTGCCGCCCAGGCCCTGGCAGCCGTGTACGACGGCACCACCTTCGCCGACCTACTCGAAGAGGATGAGCGGATGCGCCAGGGCGCGCCGCTGAACTACGTGATCTAG
- the larE gene encoding ATP-dependent sacrificial sulfur transferase LarE codes for MTSTPLPPDLLAKHTALRSVLQNMRSVLVAFSGGVDSSLLLAVAHEALGDRAVAATEVSPLYGAEELQRAREFAASLGARQVLIEARLDDPQVIANPPDRCYYCKRHLFETLLGVAEEEGLAYVAEGAHADDPHDHRPGLRAAAELGIRAPLAEAGLTKQDIRDLSRHLGLPTWNLPAQACLASRFPYGSPLTVEKLGQVAAAERALHGLGLGEVRVRHYGDLARIEAPVGDLPRLTGELRAQVVAALKAAGFIYVTLDLQGFRSGSMNEPLRR; via the coding sequence ATGACCTCCACGCCACTTCCCCCCGACTTGCTTGCCAAGCACACCGCCCTCCGGAGCGTCCTGCAGAACATGCGGAGCGTTCTGGTCGCCTTCTCCGGCGGTGTGGACAGTTCGCTGCTGCTGGCGGTGGCGCATGAGGCGCTGGGCGACCGCGCCGTGGCGGCAACCGAAGTGTCGCCCCTGTACGGCGCCGAGGAGCTACAGCGCGCGCGGGAGTTCGCCGCGAGCCTGGGCGCCCGACAGGTGCTCATCGAGGCCCGGCTGGATGACCCCCAGGTGATCGCCAACCCCCCGGACCGCTGCTACTACTGCAAGCGGCACCTGTTCGAGACCTTGCTGGGCGTGGCAGAGGAGGAGGGGTTGGCCTACGTGGCCGAGGGCGCCCATGCCGACGATCCCCACGACCATCGCCCCGGCCTGCGGGCGGCCGCCGAGTTGGGCATTCGCGCGCCCCTGGCCGAAGCCGGCCTGACCAAGCAGGACATCCGCGACCTCAGCCGCCACCTTGGCCTGCCGACATGGAACCTGCCGGCCCAGGCCTGCCTGGCCTCGCGGTTCCCTTACGGCAGCCCTCTCACCGTCGAGAAGCTGGGGCAGGTGGCGGCGGCCGAGCGGGCGCTACACGGGTTGGGGCTGGGCGAGGTGCGCGTGCGGCACTATGGGGACCTGGCGCGCATTGAGGCACCCGTGGGGGACCTGCCGCGCCTGACCGGCGAACTCCGGGCGCAGGTCGTGGCGGCCCTGAAGGCGGCCGGGTTCATCTACGTGACCCTCGACCTCCAGGGCTTCCGCTCCGGCA